The Bacteroidales bacterium genomic interval CAATAAAAAAGCACGAACGCCATTAGAAAAAGAAAACAATAAAAGAACTCTCGAATTAGCAAAAAAAATAAGATTAGAACGTGAAACGCAAATAACACATTCAAATTTCGGTCAAATAATACCCGTTAAAAAAAAGGTTGCTTTTTTTGCCTTTGCTGAAAACTACAAAAACAACTATACTAAAAAGGATATAAGAATGATTGTGGGCGCAATACAGAGGTTTAAAGACTTTCTAACTGAACAACGCCCCTTTTTAAATCAAAAGAGCCTCAAAATAGCCCAAATCGACAAAGTAATGATGACTGACTTTGTTAGTTATTTAGAAAGTAGAAGCATTGGAGAGGGCGCACACGGCTATTTTCAACGTTTCAAAAAAATCCTTAAACGTGCAGTTGACGAGGAAATAATATACAAAAGCCCCACAGACGGCATAATTTGCAAAAGGGTTGAGGGGCTGAGAAAGGACATATTGACTAATGACGAAATAATTTTACTTGCGAAAACACCGTGTCAAAATTCAGAGCTTAAAAGAGCTTTTTTGTTTTGTTGTTCTACTGGGTTAAGATTTGTTGACGTTAAAGCACTTCAATATAAAAATATTGATTTTGCAAATAAAAAGATGACAATAGACCAAATCAAAACAGGCAAAATCGCCATTATAGACCTCAATACAACGGCATTAAAAATGATTGGAGAGCAACAACACCCCGATAATTATGTGTTTGATTTACCCTCTGGGAACGGCTCAAATAAAACCTTAAAAGCGTGGGTCAAACGTGCAGGAATAGACAAACATATAACTTGGCATTGTGCAAGGCATAGCTTTGCTGTTAATCTTTTAACAAGTGAAGCAAAACCCGATATAAAAACAGTTTCAAGCACATTAGGACACTCAAGTTTAAAACATACAGAAAAATACACACGTGTTGTTGACGAGCTTAAAAAGAAAGCGGTTAATGCTTTGCCCGATTATAAATTATAAAAGCCAATAGCTATGAATAAAACCTTAGAAAATGCCTTTTTTGAGCCTTTTAAATTTGGCGGGATTGTTGACAATTGTATTGATTACATTCAAAAAAAATATGATTTAGGGATTAATCCAAAAAGCTATGATAATTTGTCTCCACAATGGGAAAAATATTACAAGGAGTTACCCATCAAAATAATTGAAAAAACAGAGGCATTTGATAAAAGTATTATAACTGGCTTTAAAAGCCCCCTAATTGACGAAATAGAGAAAAATTTAATAATTTGCGACTCTCCAAAAGAGAAAAAAAATTATTTATTTTCACTACTAATCCCATTTAAAAGATTTAGCGATATTTTTAAACCAGTAGCCACAATTAATTCTTTAAAAAAAGATATTGAGAAGGCAAAACAAGACCTAAAATACTGGGAAAGTGTGCCAAAAGACACAATATTGAAACCGTCAGGAACACCCAAAGAACAAATTGAAGCGTGTAAAATGGTTATTGAACAAAGGAAAAAAGATATTGAAAGAACCGACTACATAAGCAGTCAATTTGTAAAAATAATTAATGAAACGGTCGATAAAAACACGGTCGAATGGTGTTTGTGTGTTTATGCGTTCGCAGTTTCACAATATGCCAATCGTTTAGACGCTTTATTAGTAACCTATGGTATTGACTTGTTAGAACTACAAAAAGAATGCGGAATATACCTAAAATACAGTAGAAATATTACAGATATAGAACTTTATATCGGTACTACACAATTAGCCCAAAAATACATTAATGAACTGCCAAAGAAAAAAGAACCCGTCAATACAAACACTTTGCCCCCTGAACCACAAGCCAACAAACCAACGAACGAAGTACTAAAACAGCCACATTTTGACGGGGATTTTAACGATAAAGAGTTAACAGAGGCATTTGAAAAACTAAAACAAGGTAGATATATTCATTCTGAAAGCGATTTAAACAGTTTTATATATGTATGTACTGGCAGGAATGAATTTACAAAACCTATAAACTGGATGGAAACAGCGGGATTGTTAGGTATGTTTGTAAATGATTTATTTATCACAACCAACAAAACAAACATATGGGAATTAGCCTTCAAGTGTTTTACTATAAAAAACAAACCTCCCAAAATTTCAACTATTAAAACAATCGTATCAAAAATTACTCAAAACTGGAGAGAGCAACCCAAAAGATACCCAGAAATGAAAGAAACTATTATTAATGAACTAATTTAAAAAAGTCAACAGTTGTCAACAGTTGTCCTAACCGTTGACAACTGTTGACCTTTTTTCTCTCTCATTCACTCTATTTTTGCATTATCATTATAACGGTGGTTGTTGGTAAGCCGTTTTTGATGTACAAATAGACTGTATCGACCAACGTACAGTGTTAAGGTACAATTCTAAATAATAATGCAAAATGGAAAAAGAAATCTTAAACAGACTTAAAACAATTGAAAACCAATTGTATGCAACAAAAGACGTTTTAACGTTCGTTGAAGCAGCTAATTACACTGGATTAAGTCGTTCACACCTCTATAAACTTACGTATGAGCGCAAAATCCCACATTACAAACCACGTGGCAAAATGATTTATTTTGACCGCAAAGAGCTAAATGACTGGCTTTTGCAAAACCCTATTACAACGGCAAATGAAATAGAAAAACAAGCCGTTGACTATTGCTATAATACTAACAGGAAAGGAGGGTTAAAATGAAATCTAAAAACAAAGGGACTGAAAAAAACGCCAAAATTGAGCGCATAGAATTTGAACACTTTAATGTTGAACACATAGAGTTTGAACACCGAAGGAACGCCGAACATTTAAAAATCGAACGCATAGAAATCGAACAAAAAGAATATGACGGTAAATTGTCAAAAGCAGACACAAACGACCTTATAAACGAACTTGCAAACCGCTTTTACTGTGTTAAAATAGTTGATTGCGTTGGCAATAGCTATGAAGTTAAAAACGATAGTAAACAAGCTAATTTAAAAACCATTTATTAACCAATAAAAATTTAAAACCATGAAAACAAAAGAAACCCCCAAAGCTATAAACGCTCAAGGGGCTATTGCAGATAAAGACAAAGGTACGATAATTTTATTATCCCGACAACAAAAAATGATATATAACTTACTATTAACTGGAGGGCATTTTGGAACTATTGATTTTATGCAAAAACTGTATATAGCAGACCCCAGACGAGTTATTGCAGACTTAAGAAAAAAAGGCGTAAAAATTTCTGACTATTGGTGTACAAGTGCCAAAAATGCACGTTATAAAAAGTATTACATTAAAGACACAAAAAGATGAGAACAAAAAAGGACGCTTTTTACTTCCCCCACGATAGTAATGCAAAAGACGATATAAAAATTGCTTTAATGACTAATGAAATGGGATTAGAAAGTTACGGTATTTTTTGGGTGCTTGTTGAAATTTTAAGAGACCAGCCCTCATATGAATGTCCTATAAAACTATTACCCATAATTGCCAAACGTTACGGAGCTGATTTTGAAAAGGTAAAAAAAGTGGTTTATGATTATGAGTTATTTGTAGTTAAAGATGACGAGATATTTTATTCTGAAAGTTTGAAACGTAGAATGTTATTATATGAGGAAAAAAAGGAAAAACTCAGAATAGCAGGACTTAAAAGCGCCGAAAAAAGAAAAAAGAAAAAAGAAAATAATCAAAGCGATGTTCCAACAACGTTCCAACAACGTTCAAACAATGTTCAAACAACGTTGGAACAAGTAAATAATAATATATTAGATAATAATATATTAGATAATAATGTATTAGATAATATAAAAAGAGAGGGAAGCAAAATGCCTCCAACACTCGACAAAGTTAAACAATACATTGAGGCAAAAAATTATATTGTAGATGGCGAACAATTTTTTTATTACTATTCTGCAAAAAATTGGGAGGGCATAAAAAATTGGCAAGCTAAAATTGACGAATGGCAGGTTAAAGACTCAAAGACTAAACCGCCAAAAAATGTAAAATTGGGTGTTGGCGAATTTATAAAAGACGGTATTCGCACATACGGAACAGGTAGAGCAAAAATACCGATGGACGCTCCGCCACGACCCAGTGAACAATGTGCTTGGAATGCAGGCTCGCAAAGATGGTTTACACAGTAAAAATTTGGTTTACGCTTAAAATGAAAATGCAAGCAAACCAAAGCAATTTTAAACAATTTATTAACAACTTAAAAATTCAAGTTTATGATTAAAACTTTTGAACAAATTAAAAAAGAGTATGCAGAAGATATAAGGGCGTACTCTGTAAAAGTCAGAATGGCTGAAGATAAAGTAAGCTGTTTGACTGCAAATTTAGAAAATGCCGAAGCTGAAAGATGGAAATGCTGTCAAGGCGAAATTACTCACGAAAAATGTGAAATGCGGAAATACTGGGATTTTCGCATTTTAGACTGGAAAAAACAAGTTGAAGACGCAAAAAATGAACTTGCAATGATAAAAGCAGGAGAAAATAACGTTAACGAAATATTAAAAAATATAGGATTTTAATTATGGAAACTAAATATGATAGATACCAAAAAAACAAGGCGGTAAAATTTATCCGAATGGGAAATATTAAAACATTGACCACCGAACTAACAGAAGCCGAAACGGTGTTAATGACGTTAAGAAACAGGGGAAGGAATGACCTCGAAGCTAAAAGGGAGGAACAAACTGTTATAGACGAAATTAACCGCATTAGGGAGCTATTGGAGGACGAACAAAGAGCTGTACAATCTTTGGAACAAGCCACTGATGACGAAGCTAATGAGGTTATAAAGAAAATGGAGTTTTAACCGTTGCTTTTCTGAAAACAACAAAAAAATACAGAAAATATGGCAGTTAAAGGCACAACAAACAACCCAAGAGGGAGACCGAAAGGTACACCTAACAAGGTTACTAAAGAAATGCGAGAGTGGATAAAAGAAATTATCAATGAACAACGTCCACAACTCAAAAAGGATTTAAAACAGTTGGATCCAGTTGAACGCTGGAGAATTGTTGAAAAATTATTGCAATACGTTTTACCTAAAATGCAGTCAATCGAGGGGCATTTGAACTTCAATAAAATGACTGATGAAGATTTAAACAAATTGGCTAATGAATTAGTAAAAACTAATAACGATATTATTGAGGAGGCGGAAAATGAAGATTAAAGTAACGAGAGAGCTAAAAATAGCGATGTTAAATGCTTTTCGCACTGGTTACCTCAATTTGTGGGAGTGTCCAGATATTTTGAAAGAGATAAAAGGAGCAAACCTGTTTTTAGAAGTTATGAAAGCAAGCACTGCAAAAGACGGTAAAAAAGAGTTGTCAGAAACCGAAATATCAGTAAAACAACCCTCAAAAATCGAATAACGATTTTAAAGCCGATTTTAAGCCCTGAAATACTTTTTATGATACCTTATATCATAAAAGACATTTCGGGGCTTAAATCAAGCTAAAAGGGGGCTAATTTTAAATATTTAACTGTTTGTATTTGGTTTAAATAAAAATAACATCTAAAATTGAGTGCTTATATTGCAAGCACTTCAAAAAAATAAAAAATAGCAGATAATAATATTAAAATTTGGGTGGCATTTACAGATATATAATAACAAGCTAAACGACCGACAAAAAGTTACCGTTTTGTTATTTAGAATGAATATAAATAACGGGAATTTGCTCACAAAAATACAGCACGGGGAAGCGCAAATATTTTGCAAAATCCGTGCTTTTTTTTTGTAAAAAAAAGACAATGTTATGTTTTTGCAATATACGTTCGCACTTGTCCCCCAAACGTCCCCCGACAAATAAAAAACGCTCATAATTTCTTAACTATGAGCGTTTTATGATTTTTATTTTGTACCCAGAGCCGGAATCGAACCGGCAAGGATTTGCATCCACTGGTGTTTGAGACCAGCGCGTCTACCAATTCCGCCATCTGGGCGTTTTGTTTTTGGTGGCGCAAATATAATAGCTTTTTGTTTTATCAACAAATAAATTTCTAATTCATTTCTTCAAATTCTATATACTCTCCTACATGTTTAGGTATATTCTTTTTACCTCGCGGAATATCAGTAACGTAAGTATCTCCGACATTACCTTGCGAATTAGCCGAAGCTCTTCTTTCAAACTTTCTTACCTGACGTTTAACAAACCAACGAAAAAATATGCGCCCAACAAAATTGAGCAACAGCATAACAAGTATAAAAATTAGTAGAAAACGCATTTATAGTGTCCTATCATTTAACAAAAAACAGCAATAATAACGATATTGAATAAAGCACTATTTTAAGCTGCTCCATGGTTAAACCAAAAAGTCTCATACGTGGATACGTAAGAATTACACTGATAAGAGAAAAAACTGTGGTTCCTAATAATATCCAATTAAAAAACACGTGGGTAAATAGATCCATTTTATAAAATATCGCACCTGAAATAATATGTACAATTGATTTAGCCAATACTATGCCAAAGTAAAATATCGTGTTTTGGAACAACAGACCAGTTGAAACAATTTTCTTCCTTGCTCGTAATATCGAATGAGCTAAAAGTATTGCAATCATTGAGCCTATCAGAATTTTATCGGGTATTAGAGTAATGTTTTTTAACAGATATTTTCCTGTTAGCCAGCCTAATGTAAGAAAAACCACATACATTGTGGTTGTCCCTAAAACCGTAACAACAATATTGAGAACCGTCTTACGATTGATAAACGAAAGTCGAGTTGCTTCTAATGAAAACATCTCAAACAGAATACCCAAAAGTATAAAAAGTGCTACTGTATTTATGTGCATATTATTCAATTTTTATATCATAAATAAAACCATCAATATGTCCAACCAATAAGTGAAAATTATTTTCATTTTCGTATCTAG includes:
- a CDS encoding site-specific integrase → MARKKNSDIVKLREKKMANGNTTLFLDWYDNGVRNKEYLRLHINKKARTPLEKENNKRTLELAKKIRLERETQITHSNFGQIIPVKKKVAFFAFAENYKNNYTKKDIRMIVGAIQRFKDFLTEQRPFLNQKSLKIAQIDKVMMTDFVSYLESRSIGEGAHGYFQRFKKILKRAVDEEIIYKSPTDGIICKRVEGLRKDILTNDEIILLAKTPCQNSELKRAFLFCCSTGLRFVDVKALQYKNIDFANKKMTIDQIKTGKIAIIDLNTTALKMIGEQQHPDNYVFDLPSGNGSNKTLKAWVKRAGIDKHITWHCARHSFAVNLLTSEAKPDIKTVSSTLGHSSLKHTEKYTRVVDELKKKAVNALPDYKL
- a CDS encoding helix-turn-helix domain-containing protein, producing the protein MEKEILNRLKTIENQLYATKDVLTFVEAANYTGLSRSHLYKLTYERKIPHYKPRGKMIYFDRKELNDWLLQNPITTANEIEKQAVDYCYNTNRKGGLK
- a CDS encoding DUF4373 domain-containing protein; protein product: MRTKKDAFYFPHDSNAKDDIKIALMTNEMGLESYGIFWVLVEILRDQPSYECPIKLLPIIAKRYGADFEKVKKVVYDYELFVVKDDEIFYSESLKRRMLLYEEKKEKLRIAGLKSAEKRKKKKENNQSDVPTTFQQRSNNVQTTLEQVNNNILDNNILDNNVLDNIKREGSKMPPTLDKVKQYIEAKNYIVDGEQFFYYYSAKNWEGIKNWQAKIDEWQVKDSKTKPPKNVKLGVGEFIKDGIRTYGTGRAKIPMDAPPRPSEQCAWNAGSQRWFTQ
- a CDS encoding DUF4834 family protein codes for the protein MRFLLIFILVMLLLNFVGRIFFRWFVKRQVRKFERRASANSQGNVGDTYVTDIPRGKKNIPKHVGEYIEFEEMN